The DNA window CGAGCGTCGTCAAGTCGGCTTCGAGCCCGGCAGTCGCGAAGAAGACCGGTGCCAGCACTGCGAGAGTCAGGCCCTCGAAGTTCTGCTGTACTTCCCGTGCCAACAGGTCCGTCCGACGAACGAGTATTCCCACGACGAACGCGCCGAGAAACGCCTCGATCCCGAGCTCTTCCGCTAGCGCTGCGATACCGAGTGCGAGAAGGATAAGCGTCGAAAGCTGGCCGATAGGGGGGCCTCGCTGCGTGTGTCGATAGACCGTATCGACGACGCGCTGACCGACCGTAAACATGACAACGAAGAATCCAACGAGGACCCCGACAGTAACGGTCGTGGCGAAAGGATCCACCGAGCCACGTCGAGCGATCCCTGCAACCACCGACAGGAGTATCCACCCGATCACATCGTTGATGAGGGCTGCGGCAAGCAAGATCTGTGTCGGATCGTGGTGAACAACGTCGAGGTCGATGAGGACACGCGCGATAACGGGCACCGCCGATATTGAGAGGGCCGTCGCAAGAAAGAGCGCGAAGAGGAGCCGCTGTCCGGGGTCGACGAGGTAGGCAGCAGGAATCACCCATCCAAGTGCAAAACCTGAGATGAACGGAACCAGAATACTCCCCGCGGCAACGGCTATCGCCACCGACGCTCGCTGCCGGATCAGGTCAAGGTCCGTCTCCAGACCAGCGAGAACGAGCAGGAACAAGAGGCCAAGTTGGCCGACAGCATCGAGCGCGGGCGCTCCGCCAACACCGTCCGGAAAAAGCGTGGCGAAGACGCTTGGGGCTGCCCATCTGAGCAACGACGGTCCGAGGAGGATCCCCGTGAGTAATTCCCCGACGACCGGCGCGAAGCCAAGCCGCTTCGCGATCTCCCCTAAGAGCCGAGCAGTCAGCAGGATCACGAAGAGCTGAAGCGTGAACCGTGTGAGCGTCGGGGCCTCGATGGCGAGCAGCATCTATCTAGTAGAACCCGTAGCCGTGGCCGTCTGTTAAGTGGTCGTGGTCTCCAGCGGTCCGTAGGTCCCCACTTCCCTCGCTACCGTTCAGTGACCGATGTGCGGTCTCGAAACGCCCATCACTTCTGCCCCATGTCGCGTAACGGTTCACGCGGTGTGCACGGGACAGAGGGT is part of the Halococcus hamelinensis 100A6 genome and encodes:
- a CDS encoding cation:proton antiporter; translation: MLLAIEAPTLTRFTLQLFVILLTARLLGEIAKRLGFAPVVGELLTGILLGPSLLRWAAPSVFATLFPDGVGGAPALDAVGQLGLLFLLVLAGLETDLDLIRQRASVAIAVAAGSILVPFISGFALGWVIPAAYLVDPGQRLLFALFLATALSISAVPVIARVLIDLDVVHHDPTQILLAAALINDVIGWILLSVVAGIARRGSVDPFATTVTVGVLVGFFVVMFTVGQRVVDTVYRHTQRGPPIGQLSTLILLALGIAALAEELGIEAFLGAFVVGILVRRTDLLAREVQQNFEGLTLAVLAPVFFATAGLEADLTTLADPLVAALAVVTVAVAVGGKFVGTAAGASLVGRRGREVIGMGAGLNARGALELVVASVGLSLGVLTEAMYGVVVLVAILTTVVAVPILRWAFAGLERTEV